Genomic segment of Streptomyces longhuiensis:
GACCCGAGGCGGCGGTCTTGTCGTCACCGGAATTCGCCGCGATCACGCCGATCACGGCGGCCAGCGCGAGGACACCCACGACGGCGCCCCCGACGATCAAGCCTCTGCGGCGCCTGTCCTTGGATCTCTGCTTCTCGCGCTCCTCCGCCAGCCGGTCCCGGGCGGTGCGCTTTCCCTCACGGTTCTTCTCGCTCACACCCGCCAAACGAACCGGGGAGGCACGAGCGTGCCTCCCCGGTCCCAGGTCCACCCATACGGGTTACGACGCGATGGGTGACGACGTCATGGCTCACGCCTTGACGCGCACCCCGTCCGCGAGGTCCGCCGCGAGTGCCCGCACGGCGGCGAGTCCGGCGGCCTCGTCGTCCGCGTCCAGCATCAGCTTCACGAACGCCGAGCCGACGATGACCCCGTCGGCGAACCCGGCGACCTCCGCCGCCTGCTTCGCGTTCGAGACGCCGAGGCCGACGCAGACCGGCAGGTCGGTGGTGGCCTTGGTGCGGCGCACGAGGTCCTGGGCCTGGTTGCCGACGGACTCGCGGGTGCCGGTGACGCCCATCAAGGAGGCGGCGTACACGAAGCCGGAGCCCGCGGCGGTGATCGTCGCGAGGCGCTCGTCCTTGCTGCTGGGGGCGACGACGAAGACGGTCCCGAGGCCGTGCTTGTCCGCGTGCTCCCTCCAGGTCGCCGACTCCTGGACGGGCAGGTCGGGCAGGATGCAGCCCGCGCCGCCCGCCTCCGCGAGCTCGGCGGTGAACCGCTCGATGCCGTAGCGGTCGATGGGGTTCCAGTACGTCATGACGAGGACCGGCTTGCCGGTCGCCGCGTGGGCCTCGCGGACCGTGCGCATGACGTCGGCGATCCGCACGCCGCCGCGCAGCGCGATGTCGTCCGCGGTCTGGATGACGGGGCCGTCGAGGACGGGGTCGCTGTGCGGCAGCCCGACCTCCACGACGTCGGCGCCGCCGTCGAAGACGGCCTTGATCGCCTCGATGCCGCCGTCCACGGTCGGGAACCCGGCCGGGAGGTAGGCGATGAGGGCGGAGCGGCCCTCGGCGCGCGCGGCGGCGAGGGTGTCGTTCAACAGCTGGATGTTGCCGCTCACTTGGCGTCTCCCTCGATCTCCGCGCCGGTCCCGGCCGCGTCCGCCGCGACGGCGGCGTCGGTGTCGTACAGGCCGAAGTAACGGGCGGCCGTGTCCATGTCCTTGTCGCCGCGCCCGGACAGGTTGACGATCATCAGCCCGTCCTTGCCGAGCTCCTTGCCGACCTCGATGGCTCCGGCGAGCGCGTGGGCGCTCTCGATGGCCGGGATGATGCCCTCGGTGCGCGAGAGCAGGCGCAGGGCCTGCATGGCGGCGTCGTCGGTGACCGCGCGGTACTCGCCACGGCCGCTGTCCTTGAGGAAGGCGTGCTCGGGGCCGATGCCCGGGTAGTCGAGGCCCGCAGAGATCGAGTACGGCTCGGTGATCTGCCCCTCGTCGTCCTGGAGGACGTACGAGCGTGAGCCGTGCAGGATGCCGGGCTCGCCCGCGGTCAGCGTCGCGGCGTGCTCGCCGGTCTCGAGGCCGTGGCCGGCCGGCTCGCAGCCGATGAGGCGCACGTCGGCGTCGGGGATGAAGGCGTGGAAGAGGCCGATGGCGTTCGAGCCGCCGCCGACGCAGGCCACGGCCGCGTCGGGCAGGCGTCCGGCGCGCTCCAGGATCTGGCGGCGGGCCTCGACGCCGATGACGCGGTGGAAGTCGCGGACCATCGCCGGGAAGGGGTGCGGTCCCGCGACGGTCCCGAAGAGGTAGTGCGTGCGGTCGACGTTGGCGACCCAGTCGCGGAACGCCTCGTTGATGGCGTCCTTGAGGGTCCGGCTGCCGGACTTCACGGCGACGACCTCGGCGCCGAGCATCCGCATGCGCGCCACGTTGAGCGCCTGGCGCTCGGTGTCGATCTCGCCCATGTAGATGGTGCACTCGAGACCGAACAGCGCGCAGGCGGTGGCGGTGGCCACGCCGTGCTGGCCGGCGCCGGTCTCGGCGATGACGCGCGTCTTGCCCATGCGCTTGGTGAGGAGCGCCTGGCCGAGCACGTTGTTGATCTTGTGCGAGCCGGTGTGGTTGAGGTCCTCGCGCTTGAGGAACATCCGGACGCCACCGGCGTGCTCGGCGAACCGGGGCACTTCGGTGAGGGAGCTGGGCCGTCCCGTGTAGTTGACGAGCAGGTCGTCGAGCTCGGCGGCGAAGGCCGGGTCGTTCTTGGCCTTGTCGTACTCGACGGCGACCTCGTCGACGGCGGCGACGAGCGCCTCCGGGATGAACTTGCCGCCGAACGCGCCGAAGTACCCCTCGCTGGTGGGGACCTGACCCTCGGGGTCGGGAATGAAGAAGTTGCTGGGCATGCGAAACCTCATGGTGTGAGTGGTGTGGACACTACGCGCCATGGGGGCGGGGTCATGTTTCGGCGGCGGGCCGCATGTGGCCACCCGCGCCGTTCCCCGCGCCCCTTATGGGGCGCAGCACCATCGCATCCCGTTGACCTGACCGGGCTCGTCACCGATGACGTAACGCACCCGGCGCCCGTGCACACGCCGCGCCGGCGCCCGGCAGCCGCGGGGGCGGCAGCCGGGTGCGAGGCGGGCGGCGATGGCCATCGGGGAGGTCAGCTCCTGCCGTGGCGCAGGGCGGGGTGGGCGCCCGCGGCGACCAGGTCGGAGACCGCGGTGCGCGGGTCGCGGCCGGTCACCAGGGACTCGCCCACGAGGACGGCGTCGGCGCCCGCGTTGGCGTACGCGATGAGGTCGTGCGGGCCTCGCACGCCCGACTCGGCGATCTTGACGATGTGGTCGGGGATCTCCGG
This window contains:
- the trpA gene encoding tryptophan synthase subunit alpha, which translates into the protein MSGNIQLLNDTLAAARAEGRSALIAYLPAGFPTVDGGIEAIKAVFDGGADVVEVGLPHSDPVLDGPVIQTADDIALRGGVRIADVMRTVREAHAATGKPVLVMTYWNPIDRYGIERFTAELAEAGGAGCILPDLPVQESATWREHADKHGLGTVFVVAPSSKDERLATITAAGSGFVYAASLMGVTGTRESVGNQAQDLVRRTKATTDLPVCVGLGVSNAKQAAEVAGFADGVIVGSAFVKLMLDADDEAAGLAAVRALAADLADGVRVKA
- the trpB gene encoding tryptophan synthase subunit beta; translated protein: MPSNFFIPDPEGQVPTSEGYFGAFGGKFIPEALVAAVDEVAVEYDKAKNDPAFAAELDDLLVNYTGRPSSLTEVPRFAEHAGGVRMFLKREDLNHTGSHKINNVLGQALLTKRMGKTRVIAETGAGQHGVATATACALFGLECTIYMGEIDTERQALNVARMRMLGAEVVAVKSGSRTLKDAINEAFRDWVANVDRTHYLFGTVAGPHPFPAMVRDFHRVIGVEARRQILERAGRLPDAAVACVGGGSNAIGLFHAFIPDADVRLIGCEPAGHGLETGEHAATLTAGEPGILHGSRSYVLQDDEGQITEPYSISAGLDYPGIGPEHAFLKDSGRGEYRAVTDDAAMQALRLLSRTEGIIPAIESAHALAGAIEVGKELGKDGLMIVNLSGRGDKDMDTAARYFGLYDTDAAVAADAAGTGAEIEGDAK
- the trpM gene encoding tryptophan biosynthesis modulator TrpM — encoded protein: MAIAARLAPGCRPRGCRAPARRVHGRRVRYVIGDEPGQVNGMRWCCAP